The following proteins are encoded in a genomic region of Bubalus kerabau isolate K-KA32 ecotype Philippines breed swamp buffalo chromosome 15, PCC_UOA_SB_1v2, whole genome shotgun sequence:
- the LOC129628146 gene encoding olfactory receptor 56A3, with translation MTAHQNGSTSTEISDFLLNCFVRSPSWQHWLSLPLSLLFVLAMGANATLLITIRLEASLHEPMYYLLSFLSLLDMVLCLTVIPKVLAIFWFGLRSISFFTCFLQMYIMNCFLAMESCTFMVMAYDRYVAICQPLRYPSIITDQFVAKATIFILARNVLFTVPIPILSVRLHYCGRNVIENCICANMSVSRLSCDDVTINRVYQFAGGWTLLGSDFILIFLSYTLILRAVLRLKAEGAVAKALSTCGSHFILILFFSTILLVFVLTHVAKKKVSPDVPVLLNVLHHVIPAALNPIVYGVRTQEIKQGIQRLLKKGW, from the coding sequence ATGACAGCACACCAAAATGGCAGCACCTCCACTGAGATTTCAGACTTCCTCCTGAACTGTTTTGTCAGGTCCCCCAGCTGGCAGCACTGGCTGTCCCTGCCCCTCAGTCTCCTCTTCGTTCTGGCCATGGGGGCCAACGCCACCCTCCTGATCACCATCCGGCTGGAGGCCTCTCTGCACGAGCCCATGTACTACCTGCTCAGCTTCCTCTCCCTGCTGGACATGGTGCTCTGTCTCACTGTCATCCCCAAGGTCCTGGCCATCTTTTGGTTTGGTCTCAGATCGATCAGCTTCTTTACCTGTTTCCTTCAGATGTACATCATGAATTGCTTCCTTGCCATGGAGTCCTGCACATTCATGgtcatggcctatgaccgctatgtggccatctgccaaCCATTGAGGTACCCATCTATCATCACAGACCAATTTGTTGCAAAGGCAACTATCTTTATTTTAGCCAGAAATGTCCTTTTCACAGTGCCCATCCCCATCCTCTCTGTACGACTCCATTATTGTGGGAGAAATGTCATTGAGAACTGCATCTGTGCCAATATGTCTGTGTCCAGGCTCTCCTGTGATGATGTCACCATCAACCGTGTCTACCAGTTTGCTGGAGGCTGGACTCTGCTGGGATCTGACTTCATCCTCATCTTCCTCTCCTACACCCTCATACTGCGGGCTGTTCTGAGACTCAAGGCAGAAGGAGCTGTGGCCAAGGCCCTAAGCACATGTGGCTCCCACTTCATCCTTATCCTCTTCTTCAGCACCATCCTTCTGGTCTTTGTCCTCACTCATGTGGCAAAGAAGAAGGTGTCCCCTGATGTGCCAGTCTTGCTCAATGTCCTCCATCATGTCATTCCTGCGGCCCTCAACCCCATTGTCTATGGGGTGCGAACCCAGGAAATCAAGCAAGGAATCCAGAGGTTACTGAAAAAAGGTTGGTAA